One segment of Trichlorobacter ammonificans DNA contains the following:
- a CDS encoding bacteriohemerythrin, with protein MNFTARVVLGNAVVVVLTVILMTILAPMGALVALAVGIALLAGSSMVLWLLCQSAFKPLEKLVAAMEKAASGDLSAKVTPDGIGEIARLGTAFNAMMGDINRAMRQFFSVADLVRDSVALVGNTTASMTAAAEDVAMQAGTIATASEEMSATSSDIARNCLYAAENAHVASEQTTAGARIVSDSVKVMENIAQLVVSSSATVEALGSRSDQIGAIVGTIEDIADQTNLLALNAAIEAARAGEMGRGFAVVADEVRALAERTTKATKEISGMIKTIQAETQTAVSSMSAGVEQVKRGTESTTSSGEALEDILNKISELSLQISQVATAAEEQTATTSEITQNIQMITDVVQSNVDNARSTTVATQKLAEQVDELHKLVGRFRLSNALEWDSSFETGIRSIDEQHKVLFNMVNELHDAMQQKRSKEAIGQILNRLIDYTGSHFAHEENAFRTTGYPQEAGHKQLHAKLVNQVLELKGQFEGGQAVLTQSVIDFLQDWLTNHIKGEDKRYAPHLIKHGIK; from the coding sequence ATGAATTTTACGGCACGGGTTGTTCTGGGAAATGCTGTTGTTGTCGTGCTGACGGTTATCCTGATGACCATCCTGGCACCGATGGGCGCCCTTGTTGCCCTGGCGGTCGGCATCGCACTGCTGGCGGGGTCCTCCATGGTGCTCTGGCTGCTCTGTCAGAGCGCCTTCAAGCCGCTTGAGAAGCTGGTTGCCGCCATGGAAAAGGCAGCAAGCGGCGATCTGTCGGCCAAGGTGACGCCCGACGGTATCGGTGAAATCGCCCGCCTGGGCACCGCCTTCAACGCCATGATGGGCGACATCAACAGGGCCATGCGCCAGTTTTTCTCCGTTGCCGACCTGGTTCGGGACTCGGTTGCCCTGGTGGGCAATACCACCGCCTCCATGACTGCCGCTGCCGAGGATGTGGCCATGCAGGCCGGCACCATCGCCACTGCCAGCGAGGAGATGTCCGCCACCTCCAGCGATATTGCCCGCAACTGCCTCTATGCCGCCGAAAATGCTCATGTTGCTTCTGAGCAGACCACGGCCGGCGCCCGCATTGTCAGCGACAGTGTGAAGGTCATGGAGAATATCGCCCAACTGGTGGTCTCTTCTTCAGCCACAGTGGAAGCCCTGGGCTCCCGTTCCGACCAGATCGGCGCCATTGTGGGCACCATCGAGGATATTGCCGACCAGACCAACCTGCTGGCCCTGAACGCCGCCATCGAAGCGGCCCGGGCCGGGGAGATGGGACGCGGTTTTGCCGTGGTTGCCGACGAGGTGCGCGCCCTGGCGGAGCGGACCACCAAGGCCACCAAGGAAATCAGCGGCATGATCAAGACCATTCAGGCCGAAACCCAGACAGCGGTCAGCTCCATGAGCGCCGGTGTGGAGCAGGTCAAGCGGGGCACGGAATCCACCACCAGCTCCGGTGAGGCGTTGGAGGATATCCTCAACAAGATCAGTGAGCTGTCGCTGCAGATCAGCCAGGTGGCCACCGCCGCCGAGGAGCAGACCGCCACCACCAGCGAGATCACCCAGAATATCCAGATGATCACCGACGTGGTGCAGAGCAACGTGGACAATGCCCGCAGCACCACCGTGGCCACCCAGAAACTGGCCGAGCAGGTTGACGAGCTGCACAAGCTGGTGGGACGGTTCCGCCTTTCCAACGCCCTGGAATGGGACAGCAGCTTCGAGACCGGTATTCGCAGCATCGACGAGCAGCACAAGGTCCTGTTCAACATGGTCAACGAGCTGCACGACGCCATGCAGCAGAAGCGGAGCAAGGAGGCCATCGGCCAGATTCTGAACCGCCTGATCGACTACACCGGCTCCCACTTCGCCCACGAGGAGAACGCCTTCCGCACCACCGGTTATCCCCAGGAGGCAGGCCATAAACAGTTGCACGCCAAGCTGGTGAACCAGGTGCTGGAGCTGAAGGGGCAGTTCGAGGGAGGACAGGCGGTACTGACCCAGAGCGTTATCGATTTTCTGCAGGACTGGCTGACCAACCATATCAAGGGTGAGGACAAGCGCTATGCGCCCCACCTGATCAAGCACGGTATTAAATGA
- the thyX gene encoding FAD-dependent thymidylate synthase, whose translation MNIELLQFTPEPERTVALAARLCYSPSGMNELLERVSSDDITAFINKIMTMGHHSVLEHAAFTFGIEGISRVTSHQLVRHRLASYSQQSQRYVSHAERFDTVMPPSIAADGEAKRIFDFTVGVVHQAYKQLTEMGIAAEDARYLLPNATETKIIVTMNARELLHFFALRCCERAQWEIRAMAVGMLKLVKQVAPVIFRDAGPGCLAGPCPEGDFCCGRTSDVRKQFRSLI comes from the coding sequence ATGAACATCGAACTGCTGCAATTCACCCCTGAGCCGGAGCGGACCGTTGCTCTGGCCGCACGGCTCTGCTATTCGCCGTCGGGGATGAACGAGCTGCTGGAGCGGGTCAGCTCCGACGACATTACCGCTTTCATCAACAAGATCATGACGATGGGGCACCATTCCGTGCTGGAACATGCGGCCTTCACCTTCGGAATCGAAGGCATTTCGCGGGTCACCAGCCACCAGCTGGTGCGTCACCGGCTCGCTTCCTACTCGCAGCAGTCGCAGCGTTACGTGTCTCACGCGGAACGGTTCGACACTGTCATGCCTCCCTCCATTGCGGCCGACGGGGAGGCGAAACGAATCTTCGACTTCACCGTAGGAGTGGTGCACCAAGCCTATAAACAGCTCACCGAAATGGGGATCGCCGCGGAGGATGCGCGGTATCTGCTGCCCAATGCGACGGAGACCAAGATCATTGTAACCATGAACGCCCGGGAACTGCTGCACTTCTTTGCCTTGCGCTGCTGTGAGCGGGCGCAATGGGAAATCCGCGCCATGGCGGTCGGCATGCTGAAGCTGGTCAAACAGGTGGCGCCGGTCATTTTCCGGGACGCCGGGCCGGGCTGCCTGGCCGGTCCCTGCCCCGAAGGTGATTTCTGCTGCGGCCGGACTTCGGACGTACGCAAACAGTTCAGGAGTCTCATTTAA
- the rho gene encoding transcription termination factor Rho produces MNLQELKGKKISELNTIARDLNIEGASGLRKQDLIFAILNAQTEQNGSIYGEGVLEILQDGFGFLRATDYNYLPGPDDIYVSPSQIRRFNLRTGDTVAGQIRPPKEGERYFALLKVESLNYEPPEAARDKTLFDNLTPLYPEEKLKLETAPDNYGMRVMELVSPIGKGQRGLIVAPPRTGKTMLIQSIANSIAENHPEVYLIVLLIDERPEEVTDMQRSVKGEVVSSTFDEPATRHVQVAEMVIEKAKRLVEHKKDVVILLDSITRLARAYNTVLPPSGKILTGGVDANALQKPKRFFGAARNIEEGGSLTIIATALVDTGSKMDEVIFEEFKGTGNMEVHLDRRLVEKRTFPAIDINKSGTRKEELLIERSALNRIWILRKVLHPMNVVDSMEFLLDKLSETKTNQEFLDAMSKG; encoded by the coding sequence GTGAATTTACAGGAATTGAAAGGCAAGAAGATCAGTGAACTGAACACCATTGCTCGTGATCTGAACATCGAGGGTGCATCGGGTCTGCGCAAGCAGGATCTGATCTTTGCCATTCTCAATGCCCAGACGGAACAGAACGGCTCCATCTACGGCGAGGGTGTCCTGGAAATCCTGCAGGACGGCTTCGGCTTCCTGCGGGCCACCGACTACAACTACCTGCCCGGTCCCGACGACATCTACGTTTCTCCCAGCCAGATTCGCCGCTTCAACCTGCGCACCGGCGACACCGTGGCCGGCCAGATCCGTCCTCCCAAGGAGGGAGAACGCTACTTTGCCCTGCTGAAGGTGGAAAGCCTCAACTACGAACCCCCCGAGGCGGCCCGCGACAAGACCCTGTTCGACAACCTGACCCCGCTCTATCCCGAAGAAAAACTGAAGCTGGAAACAGCACCGGACAACTACGGCATGCGGGTCATGGAGCTGGTTTCCCCCATCGGCAAGGGACAACGGGGCCTGATCGTGGCCCCTCCCCGCACCGGCAAGACCATGCTGATCCAGAGCATCGCCAACTCCATCGCCGAAAACCATCCGGAAGTCTACCTGATCGTACTGCTGATCGACGAGCGCCCGGAAGAGGTGACCGACATGCAGCGCTCGGTCAAGGGCGAAGTAGTCTCCTCCACCTTTGACGAGCCAGCCACCCGTCACGTCCAAGTGGCGGAAATGGTTATCGAGAAGGCCAAGCGCCTGGTTGAGCATAAAAAGGATGTGGTCATCCTGCTGGATTCCATCACCCGCCTGGCCCGGGCCTACAACACCGTGCTCCCCCCCTCCGGCAAGATCCTCACCGGCGGGGTGGACGCCAACGCCCTGCAGAAACCGAAGCGGTTCTTCGGCGCCGCCCGCAACATCGAGGAAGGGGGGTCGCTGACCATCATCGCCACTGCCCTGGTGGACACCGGCAGCAAGATGGACGAGGTGATCTTCGAAGAGTTCAAGGGAACCGGCAACATGGAAGTCCATCTTGACCGCCGCCTGGTGGAAAAGCGGACCTTCCCGGCCATCGACATCAACAAGTCCGGTACCCGCAAGGAAGAACTGCTGATCGAGCGCAGCGCCCTGAACCGGATCTGGATCCTGCGCAAGGTGTTGCACCCGATGAACGTGGTGGACAGCATGGAGTTCCTGCTGGACAAGCTCTCCGAGACCAAAACCAACCAGGAGTTCCTGGACGCCATGAGCAAGGGGTAA
- the glyS gene encoding glycine--tRNA ligase subunit beta, whose protein sequence is MSRELLLEIGAEEIPAGFVPKALSAMEEMIRKELAAARLEFSGIRTLGTPRRLTLVVQGLPALQPDAEITAMGPSKKAAFDAEGKPTKAAEGFARGQGVTVAELQVVDTDKGEYLAVTKKESGRPTHELLAELLPRLIATIPFKKSMRWADLDVRFARPVHWIVALFDGSVIPFAFGPIQSGNISRGHRFMANQTFPVRDFAHYQEECERHFVIVDQERRKETIRRETHRAAKGTGGQLLPDEALLDEVTYLVEYPSAIVGTIPAEFLVVPKEVLITSMRSHQRYFSVVDEQGKLLPYFITIPNTVAEDPSVVVKGNERVLRARLSDARFFFEEDQKVKLATRVESLKSVIYQQKLGTSYEKMERFRRLAGSLARQLNPAVVGKVHEAAYLCKADLVSGMVGEFPEVQGIMGREYALLEGIDPEVANAIAEHYLPTQAGGDLPASDVGAFVSIADKLDSICGCFSVGLIPTGSADPYALRRAAIGIINIVLDRGYRFSLSAFVTEALQSLATRMTRKYEEVHGDIIEFFRGRFINLLAEQYPADVVDAAVAAGFDDLADVAARITALSTFRLRDDYQSLTAAFKRVCNIVKDGVDAPVLPDKFQDEAEHTLYKAFQEAKVKVDAETGKGAYLEALTEIAAIKWAIDGFFDAVMVMADDQDVRGNRLALLTAINRLFGKIADFSRLSA, encoded by the coding sequence ATGTCCAGGGAACTGCTGCTTGAGATCGGCGCGGAGGAGATTCCGGCCGGTTTTGTCCCCAAGGCGCTCTCGGCCATGGAAGAGATGATCCGCAAAGAACTGGCTGCGGCCCGTCTGGAGTTCAGCGGGATCAGGACGCTGGGCACCCCGCGCCGGCTGACCCTGGTGGTACAGGGGCTGCCGGCCCTGCAGCCCGATGCCGAGATTACCGCCATGGGCCCCTCGAAAAAGGCCGCCTTCGACGCCGAGGGGAAACCGACCAAGGCTGCGGAAGGGTTTGCCCGGGGCCAGGGGGTCACGGTTGCCGAACTGCAGGTGGTCGACACCGACAAAGGCGAGTACCTGGCCGTCACCAAAAAGGAGAGCGGCCGCCCCACCCATGAGCTGCTGGCCGAACTGCTGCCCCGGCTGATCGCCACCATTCCGTTCAAAAAGTCCATGCGCTGGGCCGACCTGGATGTCCGCTTCGCCCGGCCGGTGCACTGGATCGTGGCCCTGTTCGACGGCAGTGTGATCCCCTTTGCCTTCGGGCCGATCCAGAGCGGCAACATCTCCCGCGGCCACCGCTTCATGGCCAATCAGACGTTTCCGGTACGGGACTTCGCCCATTATCAGGAGGAGTGCGAGCGACACTTCGTGATCGTGGACCAGGAACGGCGCAAGGAAACCATCCGCCGGGAGACCCACCGGGCGGCCAAGGGTACCGGCGGCCAGCTGCTGCCGGACGAGGCGCTGCTGGACGAAGTAACCTATCTGGTGGAGTACCCCAGCGCCATTGTGGGGACCATTCCGGCCGAGTTTCTGGTGGTTCCCAAGGAGGTGCTGATCACCTCCATGCGTTCCCATCAACGCTACTTCTCGGTGGTTGACGAGCAGGGGAAGCTGCTTCCCTATTTCATCACCATCCCCAACACCGTGGCCGAAGACCCGTCGGTGGTGGTCAAGGGGAACGAGCGGGTGCTGCGGGCCCGCCTCTCCGACGCGCGCTTCTTCTTTGAAGAGGATCAGAAGGTGAAGCTGGCCACCCGGGTCGAGTCGCTGAAGTCGGTCATCTACCAGCAGAAACTGGGGACCTCCTACGAGAAGATGGAGCGGTTCCGCCGTCTTGCCGGGAGCCTGGCCCGTCAGCTCAACCCGGCCGTCGTCGGCAAGGTTCATGAAGCCGCCTACCTCTGTAAGGCCGACCTGGTCTCCGGCATGGTGGGCGAGTTCCCCGAAGTGCAGGGGATCATGGGGCGTGAGTACGCCCTGCTGGAAGGGATCGATCCGGAGGTGGCCAACGCCATTGCCGAGCATTATCTGCCGACCCAGGCCGGCGGCGACCTGCCGGCTTCCGATGTGGGGGCGTTTGTCTCCATTGCCGACAAGCTGGACAGCATCTGCGGCTGTTTCAGCGTGGGGCTGATCCCCACCGGCTCGGCAGACCCCTATGCCCTGCGCCGTGCCGCCATCGGCATCATCAATATTGTTCTCGACAGGGGGTATCGTTTCTCCCTGTCGGCCTTTGTCACCGAGGCGCTCCAGTCCCTTGCCACCCGGATGACCCGGAAGTACGAAGAAGTACATGGCGACATCATCGAGTTCTTCCGGGGCCGTTTCATCAACCTGCTGGCCGAGCAGTATCCGGCCGATGTGGTGGATGCGGCGGTGGCGGCCGGCTTCGACGACTTGGCGGACGTGGCGGCCCGTATCACGGCTCTTTCGACGTTCCGGCTGCGGGACGACTACCAGAGCCTGACCGCTGCCTTCAAACGGGTCTGCAATATCGTCAAGGACGGGGTTGATGCCCCGGTGTTGCCGGACAAGTTCCAGGACGAAGCCGAGCATACCCTGTACAAGGCGTTCCAGGAGGCCAAGGTCAAGGTGGACGCCGAAACCGGCAAAGGGGCTTATCTGGAGGCGCTGACCGAGATCGCCGCCATCAAGTGGGCCATTGACGGTTTCTTTGATGCCGTCATGGTCATGGCCGACGACCAGGATGTCCGCGGCAACCGGCTGGCGCTTCTGACCGCCATCAATCGGCTTTTCGGTAAGATCGCCGACTTCTCCAGGCTTTCTGCATAG
- a CDS encoding DUF1385 domain-containing protein: protein MEKINIGGQAVLEGVMMRAPRAMAIAVRRPSGEIVIKREAMPPLSERYPIVKLPILRGAVALFTSLVLGIKALNFSANEAIVEEENGEEKKEELSSWALAGTMATAFGFGIGLFFFLPLYLTKLLVPVIGDNNIVFNLVDGVIRVVVFLLYIWSISRMKDIRRVFQYHGAEHKTIFAFENGADLTLESVKRFSRLHPRCGTSFLLIVMLVSIAVFSLIPKAWPFVAKALSRIVLLPLIAGISYEFLKWSARNDRHPLVRMVIAPGLALQRMTTREPDDDQIEVAIRSVKEALDENNGYSDDRIVV, encoded by the coding sequence ATGGAAAAAATCAACATCGGCGGCCAGGCGGTCCTGGAAGGGGTCATGATGCGCGCTCCCCGGGCCATGGCCATTGCCGTCCGTCGCCCCAGCGGCGAGATCGTGATCAAGCGGGAAGCGATGCCCCCGCTGTCCGAGCGCTATCCGATCGTTAAACTGCCGATTTTGCGCGGCGCCGTGGCGTTGTTCACCTCCCTGGTGCTGGGAATCAAGGCCCTGAACTTCTCGGCCAACGAAGCGATCGTCGAGGAAGAGAACGGTGAAGAGAAGAAGGAAGAACTTTCTTCCTGGGCCTTGGCCGGCACCATGGCAACCGCCTTCGGGTTCGGCATCGGGCTCTTCTTCTTTCTTCCCCTCTACCTGACCAAACTGCTGGTACCGGTGATCGGGGACAACAACATCGTTTTCAATCTGGTGGACGGCGTCATCCGGGTGGTGGTTTTTCTACTCTACATCTGGTCAATCTCCCGGATGAAGGATATCCGGCGGGTGTTTCAGTACCACGGTGCCGAGCACAAGACCATCTTCGCCTTTGAAAACGGCGCCGACCTGACCCTGGAGAGCGTCAAACGCTTCAGCCGACTGCACCCCCGCTGTGGCACCAGCTTCCTGCTGATCGTCATGCTGGTCAGTATCGCGGTCTTTTCCCTGATTCCCAAGGCTTGGCCCTTTGTCGCCAAGGCGTTGTCGCGCATCGTGCTGCTGCCACTGATCGCCGGCATCTCCTACGAATTTCTCAAATGGAGCGCCAGAAACGATCGGCACCCCCTGGTACGGATGGTCATCGCGCCGGGGCTGGCCCTGCAGCGGATGACCACCCGGGAACCGGACGACGACCAGATCGAGGTGGCGATCCGCTCCGTCAAGGAAGCCCTGGACGAGAACAATGGTTACAGCGACGACCGGATCGTGGTCTGA
- the rpmE gene encoding 50S ribosomal protein L31 has translation MKEGIHPAYNEITVKCACGNSFETRSTRKEIFTEICSACHPFFTGKQKLVDTAGRVERFKKRYGKA, from the coding sequence ATGAAAGAAGGAATCCACCCGGCTTACAATGAAATCACCGTCAAGTGCGCCTGTGGCAACAGCTTTGAAACCCGTTCCACCCGCAAGGAGATTTTCACCGAAATCTGCTCCGCCTGCCATCCCTTCTTCACCGGCAAGCAGAAACTGGTGGACACCGCCGGCCGCGTCGAGCGGTTCAAGAAGCGTTACGGCAAGGCTTAG
- the glyQ gene encoding glycine--tRNA ligase subunit alpha: MTFQDLILSLQGYWAKQGCVIQQPYDTEKGAGTFNPATFLRVLGPEPWNVAYVEPSRRPTDGRYGENPNRLQHYYQFQVIMKPSPTNILDLYLDSLRAFGINPSQHDIRFVEDDWESPTLGAWGLGWEVWLDGMEITQFTYFQQAGGIDLKPVAGEITYGCERIAMYLQGVDNVYDLEWVKGVKYGDIHHQTEVEFSTYNFEEANVALLLESFTNYEQECIRLAEKGLVFPAYDFVMKCSHTFNLLDARGAISVTERASYIGRVRNVAKLCAEAYVQQRERLGYPLLKGGN; the protein is encoded by the coding sequence GTGACGTTTCAGGATCTGATTCTTTCCCTGCAGGGGTACTGGGCCAAGCAGGGCTGCGTGATCCAGCAGCCCTACGATACCGAAAAGGGCGCCGGTACCTTCAATCCCGCCACCTTCTTGCGGGTTCTCGGGCCCGAGCCCTGGAACGTCGCCTACGTGGAGCCCTCCCGGCGTCCGACGGACGGCCGCTACGGTGAGAATCCCAACCGGCTGCAGCACTACTATCAGTTCCAGGTGATCATGAAGCCGTCCCCCACCAATATCCTGGATCTCTACCTGGACAGCCTGCGGGCCTTTGGCATCAATCCGAGCCAGCATGATATCCGCTTCGTGGAGGATGACTGGGAATCCCCCACCCTGGGGGCCTGGGGGCTGGGCTGGGAGGTCTGGCTGGACGGCATGGAGATCACGCAGTTCACCTATTTTCAGCAGGCCGGCGGCATCGACCTCAAGCCGGTTGCCGGGGAGATCACCTACGGCTGCGAGCGGATCGCCATGTACCTGCAGGGGGTGGACAACGTCTACGACCTGGAGTGGGTGAAGGGGGTCAAGTACGGCGATATCCATCACCAGACCGAGGTGGAGTTTTCCACCTACAACTTCGAAGAGGCCAATGTGGCGCTGCTCCTGGAGTCGTTTACCAACTATGAACAGGAATGTATCCGCCTGGCTGAAAAAGGCTTGGTATTCCCGGCCTATGATTTTGTCATGAAATGTTCCCATACCTTCAACTTGCTGGATGCCCGCGGCGCCATCTCGGTGACCGAGCGCGCCTCGTACATCGGCCGGGTCCGCAACGTGGCGAAGCTCTGTGCCGAAGCCTACGTTCAGCAACGGGAACGGCTGGGCTATCCGCTGCTGAAAGGGGGGAACTAA